GTGACCAAGTTAGTATGGGAAATAACAAAATGAACACACTTTAAAGACAAAGGGCTGAATGTGTAAATGTGGAAtgaagtttaataaaaaaaaggtCAGTGCTTGGTTCTGGGTTATGTACGATCGAGAGAAGGAGGGAGCTAGGAAGAACCAAACCCTAACAACATAGAATCCATCAAATTGAAAGGGAAATTGAAGGCTAATCGAATGCATGAACTAGGAATGTCGATCACTTAAGTATCTCCAACATCAAGGTCGAGGAAAGGAGGGGAATCAAACCAAGCAAAGGCAATAGGAGCGCACGACtccggtaagttcatatgaacttcgctCATGTAGAATGTAGATTTTGTGTTAGTTCTCTTGTAAATAATTGTTCGATGTTTTATGTGGAAATTTATAGTAAAATGTCTTAATGCGATTTGTTAGTAGAAAAAGGGAAAAGTCTATTGACGACCCGTATAAATGGGTCTAAAGTATGAGAATGAGGTGTTCATGGTGATGTAACTACGAGTCAAGTAAGATGAATATGTTATGAAGTTGAGACAACTAGCGATGACTTTTTATAAGTCGAACTAGTGAAGCAAGGAAAATTGAAAAGTAAGAATAGATATGATCCGTGAGAACGGGTCGGACAAAATAAAATGATTTATGATGATGGAAACTAAGATGGTGCTATATCCATTAAACGGAGTTGTCATATGAGAAATTTGAATGAAAAGATGTAAAAATATAATGACCCcgtaacgggtcaaataatgaAGAAAAGCAAATTGTATTAGTAATATGTTTTTAACCAAACTAACTTGTAAGTTTGTGTTATGGATGTAGGTGAATCTCACTCTTGATAATGGCGAGCTTGGATCGAACACACCACATCGCCCTTTATGCGCTTCCGGTTTAGTCGTCtttgtaaatgggtcaaaacactTTCATAATGTAAATGTTAAGTTTATGTCTAAGATGTTTCGTAAGTAAattaggatttttaaatcttATTTTTGGTAGTTCGGACAAAACACTTTTGATGGAATCTTGTATGGTTACAACTTATATGTCTTTTGAAACGTGTCATAGAATTTAGTTTGAATGGTGATTGCTAAAAGCAGGGAATTGTATAtagtacgaacgggtcatgcccaatttttgttaaaaattaGTATGTGGTTACTATTATTTTTGAATGTGAAAAAGTGGGCGTTACAACATAACATGATTAACACCAAGCGAAACTAAGCATAGTAACGAGTCTATTGAGCAAAACGAGCGAAACAAAAGCAAAGTTATTGTTTTAACACCAGCATAAAAATTAAGCCACCAGTTTACATGATTTTGAACAACCTTAAGTTGAAATCCATTTTTTCACACCAATTAAATCGATAGATCGTATAGTTCATGTAAACCAAATTCAAAATATGTGTACTTCGTCACCAACACTTATCCTATGTACCCAACAGTCTCCAcaacatgtatgcacatgtgtatTCATAGcacttacacatgtgtattacTATAGTAGTTAAGCTAACAGGTTAAACCATTTCAAAGAACATCAGCTCAAAATGTCCCAGCGATCTTCAATGATTCCCATCATGTGTCGCATCGCGTATATTCCGTAGTCTTCATACTTTCCTATCGTTGCCCAACCAATCTCCAAACGAACAGGTTCGCGAGCTTCAATCTCATAGCATCATGGATGACGAACACGCTTCAGGTATTTTACAATTACATCTTTCTGCACACAATTGAActtggtgaaaaaaaaaacaatgcatTTACAACATTTAAAAATATGTACATATCAATTTTCCCAaattttatacacatgtgtatttcgTCGCTTACACATGTGTATAGTAACTGTTAAATTAACATATATCACAATGAAATCTCAATACAGAACATTTGTAttatttatacacatgtgtatttcatcacttacacatgtgtattatttaAAAAGCTCAgaacaaaacattttttttaatacaCAAAGAAATCGGTTGAGCAAAAAAAACAAACTACAAGTTTTTAAAATACTGGCAGAAATACACAAAAGATCAGGATGATACACTATGTAATCAGTACAAATACACATATACTTCTTTCTTCATACACAACAAAGTAAATCCAAATTTTAAACAGAACGGATTTCGCAATACCGATGTACACACATGAAGAGGGTATACGTATACATTCGATCAGGATTTAAAAATCGACAAAAATACACAACATATCAGAATGTTACATGATGTAGTTTGAACAAATACGCATCTAATCGGTTCATTATACACAGTAAACTAAGCCCTAGCTTAATAGTTGAACGATTTCGAGACATAAGGGCAGAACCATACAATACATTCGCCCAGCAACTACAATCGGATTACAATCTATATAAATAAGAATAATACACTACCAAATCGGAAAGAATACTCTACCAAACGACTTATTAGACATACCAAAATAAACCCTAGATTTTGAAGAAAGGGGATTCGTGTGTATAAACAAGTAGTATACACAACGATTTCAAGAATAATACACTATTCAACGATACCTTGATATAATGCTTGCAGAAATCGCCATTGAAAGATTGAAGAAATCGCTGTTGAAACAGGGAGATAGAAGAAGATGCAGTGTATTCATCTTCTGGGTAAACTGATTATTAGAACGTGGGTTTCAATGGATTTTGAGAACAATTAATTACGATTGTGCCCTTATGCAGTTATTGTAAATcagttttttgtttttattaattaaaaaatcaTTTAAATCCTAAAATCAAGATCTCCTCATCCAATGGCTAGGATCTGTTCATTTTTGTTCACAAAATTAACATTGTTCACTCttgatccctaccctatatatatatatatatatatatatatatatatatatataaaatgtaactatctatagaaaacccacttttaTTTAGAAAACTTGGGAAACTCTAACCTcccgaattttttttttaaaaaaaatatacacatgttatatacatgtttttaagggttttgggcaaaaaaaatcaaaaaaacgccgagtagatatttttaaaaaaactaaacaagttttggtgtaacacgtgttacaaatatgtcagatgaatgtaacacgtgttacaccaaaacttgtttatttttttttaaaaatatctactcggcgttttttttgattttttttgcccaaaacccttaaaaacatgtatataacatgtataaattttttcaaaaaaaaaaaaacatcgggagctttgagtttcccgggttttctaaattaaagtgggttttctatacatccttccctatatatatatatatatatatatatagggagaagatcatgcgagaaccacctcttattgcgagaaccgcgagaaccaatgtgaacacatggcaaattTGTAATTAAGTGACATTTAATCAAAAAAACACGCTCTCCTCTTATTTCAGCCCTTGCTCTCCTCTTATTTCATCACCTGTTCACCATCGTCATTCAAAATCTAGGGTTTCGCTGGAGATTTTGCTTAATCGGCGACGGAGAACTACGGCGGTGAGTTTCATGGCGGCGATCTTACAGGGGATTCGATTGGGATACTGATTACGGCGTTGGGATACTGATTTCGGCTACACATGGCTTCGCCTGATTCATCTCGTGTTGGAGTTGAACCTACGGCATCTGAAGGTTTTAGTTTTCGAATCCAATTCAGATGTTTATGCTATGATTTCAATTTATGATTTGCCCTTGATTCGAATCTCGTTTTGAAAGATTATTGGGTTGTTCTGGAATCGAAACAAGTTGCAATGACAGGACGATGGCTGCTGTAAGTAATTCAATTTTACATATAGCATACTCTAGCATAAAGACACAATTGCAGGGATGGTAGTCAGGTCTCAACAGGCAGTATTTGTACAGTTTTGGTTGGTAGTGCTGTATATTTAGGTAGAGATGGTAAGTTATATGATTCGATATTGGCCACAAACAAAGTTATAGCAAGTAGATCATCCGATGAGCTTAGTAAGTTATTACCAAAAACAAATTCGTGTACTAATATAGTGAGATCTATGTCTACCGATGATTCACTGATTAAGTACAGTTTCGGTTGGTAGTGCTGTATATTTAGGTAGAGATGGTAAGTTATATGATTCTATATTGGCCACAAACAAAGTTATAGCAAGTAGATCATCCGATGAGCTTAGTAAGTTATTACCAAAAACAAATTTGTGTACTAATTTAGTGAGATCTACGTCTACTGATGATTCACTGATTAAGAAAAGAATCTCTATGAGGAAGCGTTTCTTAAAGTTCAAAGAACGGGCCATCACTCTTAAGTTTAAAGCATTTCAGTATTCCTGGAAGGAATCTCTCCGCTTGCTCTCCGTAAGATCCGGTGCAAAGTCGCAGAAGAAGTTTGAATCGATCTCTCGCTTGGGATATATCGATTCTCAAAAGCACCGTATATCTAACCATTCTCGTTCATCTACTCCTGGTAAGAAATGATTGATATACGGATATACCAATTTCAggttattataatattaagttTTGCAAGTTCTAAAATTTTACTTTATATGTAGGTGGATGTTTGCGTCTGGTTCCAACGAAAGAGGTAGTTGAGTATGTGAACAAGATGCTTTTAGATTCACGTGTCAAGACCTACAGGAACATACAGAAGATGCCGACGTTTATATTAGACAAGAGGGAACGAATGGGCTCTAGGTTTATTTCGGATAATGGATTAGTGGAGGACCCTATTGATGTTGAAAAGCAAAGGGCCGTTGTTAATCTATGGACCGAAGAAGATAGACAAATGTTATTAGATAATTATGCTTTGTTTggcaaaaacttcaaaaagattGCATCTTTTTTTCAACACAAAACAGTTGCTGAATGTGTTGAGTTCTATTACAAGAATCACAAGTCTGAGAGTTTCCAAAAAAATAAAGAAGAATTCAAAATTTTGCGAAAGGGAAGTCGTGTGATGTTAATACTAACAGTACGTATTTGGTGACTCATGGGAAAAGACCAAATCGGGAAACGGGGGCCACTTCTCTCGACATGCTCGGTGCTGCTTCAGCAATGGTTGCTAATGTGAATGAACGGTCGAATGATTTTACTATCTATTGTAACGAGCAGGAAACCGTTGCAGCCGATGTGTTGGCTGGGATTTGCGGGTCGATATCATCAGAAGATTTGGGTTATTGCATTAccagttgtgacaactcgaaatctagaacctttcgttgtaacttgcttgtacgttatgtgactagttaaaatgataacgtgaacctttttatgtgataagtgctttgttacgtgtgtattgtatatatttgtgtacgtgctatatgtgaaccgagaacccgacacgaaacaacaaagaacccgactcgagaccaagaggtctcgagtgactagtaatcggttttggaattgggccgagaacctttggccggttgggcctttaggccgtgaacccccactcgaaacccactaagggtgcacacatttggaacttgactatatataccataccttagttagtttttgccatttgttgaacattagaacacacacacacttctatcttctctcccactagaactctagcacacaaacacatctccaagactctcggatccactcggttgacacaagaaactctcggatttgga
Above is a window of Helianthus annuus cultivar XRQ/B chromosome 14, HanXRQr2.0-SUNRISE, whole genome shotgun sequence DNA encoding:
- the LOC110905374 gene encoding nuclear receptor corepressor 1-like codes for the protein MASPDSSRVGVEPTASEGRDGKLYDSILATNKVIASRSSDELSRDGKLYDSILATNKVIASRSSDELSKLLPKTNLCTNLVRSTSTDDSLIKKRISMRKRFLKFKERAITLKFKAFQYSWKESLRLLSVRSGAKSQKKFESISRLGYIDSQKHRISNHSRSSTPGGCLRLVPTKEVVEYVNKMLLDSRVKTYRNIQKMPTFILDKRERMGSRFISDNGLVEDPIDVEKQRAVVNLWTEEDRQMLLDNYALFGKNFKKIASFFQHKTVAECVEFYYKNHKSESFQKNKEEFKILRKGSRVMLILTVRIW